In one window of Holophagales bacterium DNA:
- a CDS encoding phosphatase PAP2 family protein, with product MVLLDTGHVLSAPARWRGREWLVFAGSTAALATLSLADETLSDSARERGPSSGFAGEMYDQIGGGGSILLLGGFYLAGMIGKDSKAKNVCLDGLTASLIATGMITPVIGTLVGRERPTEEQGAYSFQPFEGRSFPSGHSTQAFAVASVIATSYDQFWVKAAAYGLATMTAWERVRRGKHFPTDVVAGAAIGTLVGHSVVHFNRRLRSGEREPEITGARLTLLPVVGAGTYGVSATLDF from the coding sequence ATGGTGCTCCTCGACACGGGGCACGTCCTGTCGGCGCCGGCGCGCTGGCGGGGCCGCGAGTGGCTCGTCTTCGCGGGCTCCACGGCGGCCCTCGCCACGCTGTCCCTTGCGGACGAGACGCTCAGCGACTCCGCACGCGAGCGCGGGCCAAGCTCCGGCTTCGCCGGCGAGATGTACGACCAGATCGGTGGGGGAGGCTCCATCCTGCTCCTCGGGGGGTTCTACCTGGCGGGGATGATCGGAAAGGACTCGAAGGCGAAGAACGTCTGCCTGGACGGGCTGACGGCCAGCCTGATCGCGACCGGGATGATCACTCCGGTCATCGGCACCCTCGTCGGACGCGAGCGGCCGACGGAAGAGCAGGGTGCATATTCCTTCCAGCCTTTCGAGGGACGTTCCTTTCCCTCGGGCCACTCGACCCAGGCGTTTGCCGTCGCATCGGTGATCGCGACGTCGTATGACCAGTTCTGGGTGAAGGCCGCGGCGTACGGCCTGGCGACGATGACGGCCTGGGAGCGCGTTCGGCGCGGCAAGCACTTCCCGACCGACGTCGTGGCCGGGGCGGCCATCGGGACGCTCGTCGGCCACTCCGTCGTCCATTTCAACCGCAGGCTCCGGTCCGGCGAGAGGGAGCCGGAGATCACGGGCGCCCGTCTCACCCTGCTTCCGGTCGTCGGCGCGGGCACGTACGGCGTGTCGGCGACGCTCGACTTCTGA
- a CDS encoding YihY/virulence factor BrkB family protein: MRRAVREILAFLGETFRRCSLHAIDTQSAALAFYSLFALAPLLFVILSIAGRYLAEGQARREIIRQLQGVMGPETGTAVAALLVKATGPGPGAGSLGVAGVVLLVLGATAVFIQLQEALNRVWEVAPRPGSVLHSLLKKRLVSFGLVLIVGFLLFVSLVLSASLMALTDLLSADIPLRVALVTFANEILSFLVLAVLLGLIYRVLPDANLEWKDVGLGAVVTSLLFSVGKWLIGLYLARTTAAAQFGVAGSLVVVLLWVYYESFILLLGAELTAVYSSRYRQRPVTPAPGATSAGTLPARNPG; this comes from the coding sequence ATGCGGCGTGCCGTTCGCGAGATCCTGGCGTTCCTGGGCGAGACCTTCCGTCGCTGTTCCCTGCACGCGATCGACACCCAGAGCGCCGCCCTCGCGTTCTATTCCCTGTTCGCGCTGGCACCGTTGCTCTTCGTCATCCTCTCGATCGCCGGGCGCTACCTCGCCGAAGGGCAGGCCCGACGGGAGATCATTCGCCAGCTGCAGGGTGTGATGGGTCCCGAGACGGGGACCGCCGTGGCCGCGCTTCTCGTGAAGGCGACCGGGCCAGGTCCGGGCGCAGGTTCCCTCGGCGTGGCAGGGGTCGTGCTGCTCGTCCTGGGGGCCACCGCCGTCTTCATCCAGCTTCAGGAGGCCTTGAACCGCGTGTGGGAGGTGGCGCCGAGGCCGGGATCCGTCCTCCACTCGCTCCTGAAGAAGAGGCTGGTGTCCTTCGGCCTCGTCCTGATCGTCGGGTTTCTCCTCTTCGTCTCGCTCGTGCTCAGCGCCAGCCTGATGGCGCTCACGGACCTTCTCTCCGCGGACATTCCGCTTCGAGTGGCGCTCGTGACCTTCGCGAACGAGATCCTGTCGTTCCTGGTGCTCGCCGTTCTTCTCGGCCTGATCTACCGGGTCCTGCCGGACGCGAACCTCGAGTGGAAAGACGTCGGCCTGGGCGCCGTCGTCACGTCGCTCCTCTTCTCGGTCGGGAAGTGGCTGATCGGCCTCTATCTCGCGCGGACGACCGCAGCGGCGCAGTTCGGGGTCGCTGGTTCGCTGGTCGTCGTCCTCCTGTGGGTCTACTACGAGTCGTTCATCCTGCTCCTGGGCGCCGAGCTGACGGCCGTCTACTCGAGTCGATACAGGCAGCGCCCCGTGACCCCCGCTCCGGGGGCCACCAGCGCCGGGACGCTTCCGGCCCGAAATCCCGGATGA
- a CDS encoding YXWGXW repeat-containing protein, whose amino-acid sequence MKVLGKSIAAMSFFLLSSMPASAQVHFRFDIPLPSLEVRVGHRAPPRMRSERRPHRPGRDYVWLAGSWDWQVNDWAWMPGRWERPNHSSNRWVKARYARQGNAWRYEPAHWSHQRVFEGNDYREWKSKNDRNRGRANGHDHDRD is encoded by the coding sequence TTGAAAGTCCTCGGTAAGTCCATCGCCGCAATGTCCTTCTTTCTCCTGTCGTCGATGCCCGCATCGGCCCAGGTGCACTTCCGGTTCGACATCCCGCTTCCCAGCCTCGAGGTCCGCGTCGGCCACCGGGCGCCACCGAGGATGCGGAGTGAAAGGAGGCCTCACCGCCCGGGCCGCGACTATGTCTGGCTCGCCGGCTCGTGGGACTGGCAGGTCAACGACTGGGCCTGGATGCCGGGACGCTGGGAGCGCCCGAACCACAGCAGCAACCGCTGGGTGAAAGCGCGTTATGCCCGGCAGGGGAATGCCTGGCGCTACGAGCCGGCCCACTGGTCGCACCAGCGCGTTTTCGAAGGAAACGACTACCGCGAGTGGAAGTCGAAGAACGACCGGAACCGGGGACGCGCGAACGGACACGACCACGACCGCGACTGA
- a CDS encoding AI-2E family transporter encodes MLEAGVTGASVDPDRPVRFEVTPKSVGALILVAAGLWLLIRLWPVLLALVAALVVAGTLSPAVRWLEEKRVARGLGIAIAFTVFFVLAVLVAALTIPTLVAQATGLIEHEPALRAQLAGHLEASRLTAPLATWLRGLPPDALTSAVGARALAFSMRAFEVVAYGLSALFLALYIMVDRDRLRGGLFAVVPRSRHIRLSRIVMNLETIVGSYIRGQMITSLLMSVFTFVLLKACGVENALALAVFAGLADVLPYIGPLLSVGPAVLAAFPRGPVIVVVVLVAMSAYEEFESRVLIPRIYGRALRLPSSVVLFALLAGGTLMGILGALLALPVAATVMMLVEELRVDLPGEQERPADTSLREGDERAEEEYERRTHGVGARQAAGIAAEISQDRRREDRHPEESAELSWSSEFAD; translated from the coding sequence ATGCTCGAAGCGGGAGTGACGGGCGCATCAGTCGATCCGGACCGTCCCGTGCGGTTCGAGGTGACGCCGAAGTCCGTGGGGGCCCTCATCCTGGTCGCCGCCGGCCTCTGGCTGCTGATAAGGCTCTGGCCCGTTCTCCTCGCTCTCGTCGCCGCTCTCGTCGTCGCCGGAACGTTGAGCCCGGCCGTGCGCTGGCTCGAGGAGAAGCGGGTCGCACGTGGCCTGGGCATCGCGATCGCCTTCACGGTCTTCTTCGTCCTCGCGGTTCTCGTCGCAGCCCTGACGATCCCGACGCTCGTGGCGCAGGCCACCGGCCTCATCGAGCACGAGCCCGCGCTGCGCGCGCAGCTCGCGGGTCACCTGGAGGCCTCCCGCCTCACCGCCCCGCTCGCGACCTGGCTTCGGGGCCTCCCGCCCGACGCCCTGACGAGCGCCGTCGGAGCGAGGGCCCTGGCCTTCTCGATGCGGGCCTTCGAGGTCGTCGCGTACGGGCTGAGCGCCCTCTTCCTGGCGCTCTACATCATGGTGGACCGCGATCGCCTTCGGGGAGGGCTCTTCGCCGTCGTTCCCCGTTCGCGTCACATACGCCTTTCCCGCATCGTCATGAACCTCGAGACGATCGTCGGCTCGTACATCCGCGGGCAGATGATCACGTCGCTCCTGATGTCGGTCTTCACGTTCGTCCTCCTGAAGGCCTGCGGCGTGGAGAACGCCCTGGCCCTCGCGGTGTTCGCCGGCCTCGCGGACGTCCTGCCGTACATCGGACCCCTCCTCTCCGTCGGGCCGGCCGTCCTCGCGGCCTTTCCGCGGGGGCCCGTGATCGTCGTCGTCGTCCTCGTCGCCATGTCCGCGTACGAGGAGTTCGAGAGCCGCGTGCTGATTCCCCGCATCTACGGCCGGGCGCTGCGCCTTCCCTCGTCCGTCGTCCTCTTCGCGCTCCTGGCGGGAGGCACTCTGATGGGCATCCTCGGTGCTCTCCTGGCCCTTCCCGTCGCGGCCACGGTGATGATGCTCGTCGAGGAGCTCCGGGTGGACCTGCCCGGCGAGCAGGAGAGGCCCGCGGACACGAGCCTCCGGGAGGGCGACGAGCGCGCCGAGGAAGAGTACGAGCGCCGGACGCACGGCGTCGGCGCAAGGCAGGCCGCCGGCATCGCCGCCGAGATCTCGCAGGACCGCCGAAGGGAAGACCGCCACCCGGAAGAAAGCGCGGAACTGAGCTGGTCGAGCGAGTTCGCCGACTGA
- a CDS encoding class D sortase: MLWLRRGEIALCVIGFSLLGGAAAATVRSRVYQARQGRAFSDLDGRIATAAGPAPASVLVSSVETRTAPGLDPLVLGRIEIPRIGVSAIVREGDDDATLSVAVGRVPGTARPGERGNMALAGHRDSFFRELRHIRVDDVIRFRTPGREYEYRVDATEVVEPEELRVLAPSAAPVLTLVTCYPFGYVGSAPNRFIVRASRLTD, encoded by the coding sequence GTGCTGTGGCTTCGCCGAGGCGAGATCGCGCTCTGCGTGATCGGTTTCTCGCTCCTCGGCGGAGCCGCCGCGGCGACCGTTCGGTCCCGGGTCTACCAGGCGCGCCAGGGGCGCGCCTTTTCCGATCTGGACGGGCGCATCGCGACGGCGGCCGGCCCGGCTCCGGCTTCTGTCCTCGTCTCTTCCGTGGAGACGAGGACGGCGCCCGGCCTCGATCCACTCGTCCTCGGCCGGATCGAGATCCCCCGGATCGGCGTTTCGGCCATCGTGCGGGAGGGGGACGACGACGCGACCCTGTCCGTGGCGGTGGGACGCGTCCCCGGCACGGCCCGTCCGGGCGAGCGAGGGAACATGGCTCTCGCCGGCCACCGGGATTCGTTCTTCCGGGAGCTCCGGCACATCCGGGTCGACGACGTCATCCGGTTCCGGACCCCCGGACGGGAATACGAGTACCGCGTGGACGCGACGGAGGTCGTCGAACCGGAGGAGCTGAGGGTCCTCGCTCCCTCCGCAGCCCCCGTCCTGACTCTCGTGACCTGCTATCCGTTCGGCTACGTGGGAAGCGCACCGAACCGTTTCATCGTGCGAGCCTCCCGGCTCACCGACTGA
- a CDS encoding GGDEF domain-containing protein, protein MTPKPRDLKRHAPARRASIEHVLVENEKIKASVEKAASDLTLVNDALKQDVIPPHVMRQALTRNEDAERGVSKAADDLKLVNVTLAHEMAERVVIESELASVRTDLAETRYELLNAEARGKAAQEAALSDTLTGLPNRASFEQGLEHGLIQATRHGWRLAVLFIDIDDFKTINDTHGHGLGDRVLVTMAARLRSFFRDEDIICRWGGDEFVCLLMEVQQDDAVVRLAKHLCERISEACTFDEVTLVMELSIGIAVFPQGGATADVLIRNADIAMYEAKRTETRVVLFRETGERPAG, encoded by the coding sequence ATGACACCGAAACCCAGGGACCTGAAGCGACACGCCCCCGCCAGGAGGGCCTCGATCGAGCACGTCCTCGTCGAGAACGAGAAGATCAAGGCGTCCGTCGAGAAGGCTGCCAGCGACCTCACGCTGGTCAACGACGCTCTGAAACAGGACGTGATTCCTCCCCACGTCATGCGGCAGGCCCTCACCCGGAACGAAGATGCCGAGCGTGGGGTTTCGAAGGCCGCAGACGATCTGAAGCTGGTCAACGTCACGCTCGCCCATGAGATGGCCGAGCGCGTCGTCATCGAATCCGAGCTCGCCAGCGTGAGGACCGACCTGGCCGAGACGCGCTACGAGCTCCTGAACGCCGAAGCGAGAGGGAAAGCAGCGCAGGAAGCAGCGCTGAGCGACACGCTCACCGGCCTCCCGAATCGTGCGTCCTTCGAGCAGGGTCTCGAACACGGTTTGATCCAGGCGACACGGCACGGCTGGAGACTCGCCGTCCTCTTCATCGACATCGACGATTTCAAGACCATCAACGACACCCATGGTCACGGCCTGGGAGACCGGGTGCTGGTGACGATGGCGGCGCGTCTCAGGTCGTTCTTTCGCGATGAAGACATCATCTGTCGCTGGGGAGGCGACGAATTCGTGTGTCTCCTGATGGAGGTCCAGCAGGATGACGCCGTGGTTCGCCTCGCGAAGCACTTGTGCGAGCGGATCTCCGAGGCCTGCACCTTCGACGAAGTGACCCTGGTCATGGAGCTCAGCATCGGCATCGCCGTGTTTCCACAAGGCGGCGCGACCGCTGACGTACTCATCAGGAACGCCGATATCGCTATGTACGAAGCCAAGAGAACGGAGACGAGGGTCGTGCTGTTCCGGGAGACTGGTGAGCGACCAGCGGGCTAG
- a CDS encoding IPTL-CTERM sorting domain-containing protein: protein MLKTKGLSLLATAGIAVLLGGGSPAAAQTAPPLGVVQQFSVLGNSGVTGSTGTGTVVTGDVGSYPTPTITNFPPSSVAPPFTLHTTSNATVQQAHSDAIAAYNFLALQGPGTVLPAQLNGQALTSGIYSFTGGAADLANNGTLTLNGGGVFIFQVDTSLTANTGSNIVGTADPCNVYWRVGTSASLLGTSFRGNVFADASITIGSGANVTGRAIAGTGATGAVTMSGSGGNSISGCARLACPPLTILPATLPNPVVGTLYSQPITASGSTPDTYVYTVTAGALPPGLGLDSVLAVKTVNLTGTPTTPGSYSFTITATDANGCEVSQAYSVVVAPAGCPTVTVLPATLPNPVLGVLYAQTISATGGASPYVYSVSAGALPPGLLLSPLTATPTASLSGTPTATGSFNFTITAVDANGCPGTRDYTVFVDRATGVPTLSTWGLLILMALTGLVSTWYLRRAA, encoded by the coding sequence ATGTTAAAGACGAAGGGCCTGAGTCTTCTGGCCACAGCGGGAATCGCCGTGCTTCTTGGCGGAGGCTCGCCGGCGGCGGCCCAGACCGCGCCGCCGTTGGGAGTCGTTCAGCAGTTTTCGGTCCTGGGCAACTCGGGAGTGACCGGCTCCACCGGCACGGGCACCGTGGTCACGGGAGATGTCGGTTCCTATCCGACCCCCACGATTACGAACTTCCCGCCGTCGAGCGTGGCCCCTCCCTTCACCCTGCACACCACGAGCAACGCGACCGTGCAGCAGGCTCACTCCGACGCCATCGCCGCCTACAACTTCCTGGCGCTTCAGGGACCCGGCACGGTGCTCCCCGCCCAGCTGAACGGACAGGCGCTGACCTCGGGCATCTACTCCTTCACGGGAGGAGCGGCGGACCTGGCGAACAACGGAACCCTCACTCTCAACGGTGGAGGGGTCTTCATCTTCCAGGTGGATACCTCGCTCACCGCCAACACCGGCTCCAACATCGTCGGTACGGCAGACCCCTGCAACGTGTACTGGAGGGTGGGCACCTCCGCGAGCCTCCTCGGCACCAGCTTTCGTGGAAACGTCTTCGCGGATGCCAGCATCACCATCGGCTCCGGCGCCAACGTGACGGGACGAGCCATTGCAGGAACCGGGGCGACGGGGGCGGTGACGATGTCGGGCTCCGGGGGCAACTCGATCAGCGGCTGCGCCCGGCTCGCCTGTCCGCCTCTGACGATCCTTCCGGCCACCCTTCCCAACCCGGTCGTGGGCACTCTCTATAGCCAACCGATCACCGCCAGCGGCAGCACCCCCGACACGTACGTCTATACCGTAACGGCTGGCGCGCTGCCCCCGGGCCTCGGGCTCGATTCGGTCCTCGCGGTCAAGACCGTCAATCTGACCGGCACGCCGACCACCCCCGGCTCCTACTCCTTCACCATCACGGCCACCGACGCGAACGGCTGCGAGGTGAGCCAGGCCTACTCGGTCGTGGTCGCTCCGGCCGGCTGCCCGACGGTCACCGTCCTCCCCGCCACGCTCCCCAACCCGGTCCTCGGCGTTCTCTATGCCCAGACGATCTCGGCGACAGGCGGCGCCTCGCCCTACGTCTACAGCGTGTCGGCCGGTGCCCTTCCGCCGGGCCTCCTGCTCAGCCCGCTCACGGCGACCCCGACGGCCAGCCTGTCGGGCACCCCGACGGCGACCGGTTCGTTCAACTTCACGATCACGGCGGTCGACGCGAACGGCTGCCCCGGAACCCGGGACTACACGGTCTTCGTCGACCGCGCCACGGGCGTACCGACGCTCTCCACCTGGGGCCTGCTCATCCTGATGGCGCTCACGGGGCTGGTCTCGACCTGGTACCTGAGGAGAGCCGCCTGA
- a CDS encoding BON domain-containing protein, which yields MTKSHLRFLVPGLLAAASIAMTVGCASSMTTKDTRQADSAITSAVEKTLSNSEKVKGRQVEVQTREGVVYLTGVVDTEEARREAGRISWRTADVNGVVNDLTVGERTVGSWTDDVMISSQVKSKLIANSEIKAGDIDVSSSQSVVTLIGRVSSSTIKSDAERIARGTKGVKDVNNELTVGTGKL from the coding sequence ATGACGAAATCCCATCTCAGATTCCTCGTACCCGGCCTCCTCGCCGCGGCCTCGATCGCGATGACCGTGGGGTGCGCCTCCTCGATGACGACCAAGGACACGCGGCAGGCGGACTCGGCCATCACGTCTGCCGTCGAGAAGACGCTCAGCAACAGCGAGAAGGTGAAAGGGCGCCAGGTGGAAGTCCAGACACGGGAGGGCGTCGTCTACCTGACCGGCGTCGTGGACACGGAAGAGGCGCGGCGCGAGGCCGGACGGATCTCCTGGCGCACGGCGGACGTGAACGGCGTCGTGAACGACCTGACGGTCGGCGAGAGGACGGTCGGCAGCTGGACCGACGACGTCATGATCAGCTCGCAGGTCAAGTCGAAGCTCATCGCAAACTCCGAGATCAAGGCCGGGGACATCGACGTGAGCTCCTCGCAGTCGGTCGTGACCCTCATCGGGCGGGTCAGCTCGTCGACGATCAAGAGCGACGCCGAGCGCATCGCGCGCGGCACCAAGGGCGTCAAGGACGTGAACAACGAGCTCACGGTCGGCACCGGGAAACTCTAG
- a CDS encoding phage holin family protein, translating into MSETRSGSDLPREVPLAELLDRLAERGTDLAATRFLMARTELAQDLEVRFRRIALVAGAMLLVVFGLQFLVVSGFLALATVLAGWLAALVVSAAALIAGAALLLAARSWVSAPFLKKTLEALREDLRWIRTLLK; encoded by the coding sequence GTGAGTGAGACGCGATCGGGTTCCGATCTGCCGAGAGAGGTACCGCTGGCAGAGCTTCTGGACAGGCTCGCCGAGCGTGGGACGGACCTCGCCGCGACCCGGTTCCTCATGGCGCGCACGGAGCTGGCGCAGGACCTCGAAGTCCGCTTCCGCCGCATCGCCTTAGTCGCCGGGGCGATGCTGCTGGTCGTTTTCGGTCTTCAGTTTCTCGTGGTCTCGGGCTTCCTGGCCCTCGCGACGGTGCTCGCCGGATGGCTGGCCGCGCTCGTCGTCTCGGCCGCCGCCCTGATCGCGGGGGCGGCCCTCCTGCTGGCCGCGCGCTCTTGGGTGAGCGCGCCGTTCCTCAAGAAGACCCTCGAGGCGCTCAGGGAGGATCTGCGATGGATCAGAACCCTCCTGAAGTGA
- a CDS encoding PRC-barrel domain-containing protein: MEVRPKLLTASTLKGNAVKNLAGESLGTIEEFMIELETGRIGYCVLSFGGVLGIGDKLFAIPYKAMTLDTVTHTFTLDISKERLESAPGFDKGAWPDMTDRAWGERIYGFYDVQPYWM, encoded by the coding sequence ATGGAAGTTCGACCCAAGCTCCTCACCGCGTCGACGCTCAAGGGAAACGCCGTCAAGAACCTCGCCGGCGAGAGTCTCGGCACCATCGAGGAGTTCATGATCGAGCTCGAGACCGGGCGGATCGGCTACTGCGTCCTCTCGTTCGGAGGGGTGCTCGGGATCGGCGACAAGCTGTTCGCCATTCCCTACAAGGCGATGACTCTCGACACCGTCACTCACACGTTCACCCTCGACATCTCGAAGGAGCGCCTCGAGAGCGCGCCCGGCTTCGACAAGGGCGCCTGGCCCGACATGACCGACCGGGCCTGGGGGGAGAGGATCTACGGCTTCTACGACGTCCAGCCCTACTGGATGTGA
- a CDS encoding cation-translocating P-type ATPase gives MGSALEAPDPRRNDSVPPGVAASEEPSPDASRRSAEDVLKRHASDGVAGLGAAEAAERLEEHGPNELTERAGRSRLAILREQLFNVMTFILLAAAALSAVLGDWIEAVVILVIVVLNAVLGYTQEHRAERSMAALARMSVPTVKVRREGRVLEISSRELVPGDVVLLETGNVVPADARVLSSVNLRAQESALTGESEAVEKDGALVFTSEKPLAERRNMVYAGTVVTYGRGEAVVTATGMATQLGKIAGLIQSVVKEKTPLQKRLDRLGRGLAIAAGVLVAVVFLLGIRTAGTREEVLQVLLTAVSLAVAAIPEAMTAVVTIALSLGAQRMLRRKALIRKLPAVETLGSVSVICSDKTGTLTQNRMTVTAIDIANRRIDLVQREDGGHLTLKRAGSAEEAGAHVSALDLLLVGGALCNDAVLAPDGDPAAGFHAVGDPTESALVLAAAEYGARKDDLDGALPRVAELPFDSVRKRMTTVHRMPVADAQVPAVLGPLWARRSQDVATPDFLAVTKGAVDGLLEVTRSVWVDGALVPLDDDRRRGVMKAHDDLAAKGMRILGVAVRPVDHVPTGPELSGLETDLILVGLFGLLDPARPEVTEAVARCREAGIRTVMITGDHPLTAGHIARQVGITESDEFLTGQDLDGLQDEELRESVHRVSVFARVAPEHKIRLVSSLQEQGLVVAMTGDGVNDAPALRKADIGVAMGITGTDVARDAAEMVLLDDNFATIVAAVEEGRKIYDNIRKFIKYLLSCNASEIAVMLLGPLLGMPLPLLPLQILWMNLVTDGLPALALGVEPAEKSIMKRPPTSSEESIFGRGLVAFVAVMGVVMSLISLGIGLWAFRSGDPAWQTLLFTTLIFSQVILALEVRSERTSLFRLGLFTNPLMVGAFVSTIGLQVAVVYVPFLQKVFKTAPLGARDLLIAFGSGLTILVVVEVWKLALRRMAAR, from the coding sequence ATGGGCTCTGCCCTGGAAGCCCCGGACCCCCGGCGGAACGATTCCGTGCCGCCGGGGGTTGCGGCGTCCGAAGAGCCTTCGCCCGACGCCTCGCGCCGGAGTGCCGAGGACGTGCTGAAGCGTCATGCGAGTGACGGCGTCGCGGGCCTCGGCGCTGCCGAGGCGGCAGAACGCCTGGAAGAGCACGGACCAAACGAGCTGACCGAGCGGGCCGGTCGCAGCCGGCTCGCCATCCTGCGCGAGCAGCTCTTCAACGTCATGACCTTCATTCTCCTCGCCGCCGCGGCCCTCTCGGCGGTGCTCGGAGACTGGATCGAGGCCGTGGTCATCCTCGTCATCGTGGTCCTCAACGCGGTCCTGGGCTACACCCAGGAACACCGCGCCGAGCGGTCGATGGCCGCGCTCGCGCGGATGTCGGTTCCCACGGTGAAGGTGCGGCGCGAGGGGCGGGTGCTGGAGATCTCTTCGCGCGAGCTGGTGCCGGGCGACGTCGTTCTCCTGGAGACGGGGAACGTCGTGCCGGCCGACGCGCGCGTCCTGTCCAGCGTCAACCTGCGGGCGCAGGAGTCGGCGCTCACGGGCGAGTCCGAGGCGGTGGAGAAGGACGGCGCGCTCGTCTTCACGTCCGAGAAGCCGCTCGCCGAGCGCCGCAACATGGTCTACGCGGGGACCGTCGTCACCTATGGACGCGGTGAAGCCGTCGTGACGGCGACCGGAATGGCCACCCAGCTGGGGAAGATCGCCGGCCTGATCCAGTCCGTGGTGAAGGAGAAGACCCCGCTCCAGAAGAGGCTCGATCGCCTGGGCCGGGGGCTGGCCATCGCGGCGGGCGTCCTCGTCGCGGTCGTCTTCCTCCTCGGCATCCGGACGGCCGGGACGCGGGAGGAGGTCTTGCAGGTTCTCCTCACCGCCGTCAGCCTCGCCGTCGCGGCCATTCCGGAAGCGATGACCGCGGTCGTCACCATCGCCCTCTCCCTCGGGGCGCAGCGCATGCTCCGGCGCAAGGCGCTGATCCGAAAGCTCCCGGCCGTGGAGACCCTCGGCTCCGTGAGCGTCATCTGCTCGGACAAGACCGGCACCCTGACCCAGAACCGGATGACGGTCACGGCGATCGACATCGCCAACCGGCGGATCGACCTCGTCCAGAGGGAGGACGGCGGGCATCTCACCCTGAAGCGTGCCGGCTCGGCCGAGGAGGCGGGCGCGCACGTCTCGGCTCTCGACCTCCTCCTCGTCGGGGGCGCGCTGTGCAACGACGCCGTCCTCGCGCCGGACGGGGATCCCGCCGCGGGCTTCCACGCCGTGGGCGACCCGACCGAGAGCGCGCTCGTCCTGGCGGCCGCGGAGTACGGCGCGAGGAAGGACGACCTCGACGGGGCCCTGCCCAGGGTGGCCGAGCTTCCATTCGACTCCGTCCGCAAGCGGATGACGACGGTTCACCGGATGCCCGTGGCGGATGCCCAGGTGCCCGCCGTCCTCGGGCCGCTCTGGGCGCGGCGCAGCCAGGACGTCGCGACGCCCGACTTCCTCGCCGTCACGAAGGGCGCCGTCGACGGGCTGCTCGAGGTGACGCGGTCCGTCTGGGTGGACGGCGCGCTCGTGCCGCTCGACGACGACCGGCGTCGCGGCGTGATGAAGGCGCACGACGACCTCGCGGCGAAGGGAATGCGCATCCTGGGTGTGGCCGTTCGCCCGGTCGATCACGTCCCGACCGGTCCGGAGCTGTCCGGCCTCGAGACCGACCTCATCCTCGTCGGGCTCTTCGGACTGCTCGACCCGGCCCGGCCCGAGGTCACCGAGGCGGTGGCCCGCTGCCGGGAGGCGGGCATCCGCACGGTCATGATCACCGGCGACCATCCGCTGACGGCCGGCCACATCGCCAGGCAGGTCGGGATCACCGAGAGCGATGAGTTCCTGACCGGGCAGGACCTCGACGGGCTGCAGGACGAAGAGCTGCGCGAGAGCGTCCACCGTGTCTCCGTCTTCGCCCGCGTCGCGCCCGAGCACAAGATCCGGCTCGTCTCGAGCCTCCAGGAGCAGGGCCTGGTCGTCGCCATGACGGGCGACGGCGTCAACGACGCGCCCGCGCTCCGAAAGGCCGACATCGGAGTGGCGATGGGGATCACGGGAACCGACGTCGCCAGGGACGCGGCCGAGATGGTCCTCCTCGACGACAATTTCGCCACGATCGTGGCGGCCGTGGAGGAAGGCCGGAAGATCTACGACAACATCCGGAAGTTCATCAAGTACCTCCTGAGCTGCAACGCCAGCGAGATCGCTGTGATGCTCCTGGGGCCTCTCCTCGGCATGCCTCTGCCGCTCCTGCCGCTCCAGATCCTCTGGATGAACCTCGTAACCGACGGGCTGCCGGCCCTGGCGCTGGGCGTGGAACCGGCCGAGAAGAGCATCATGAAGCGGCCTCCCACCTCGTCGGAGGAGAGCATCTTCGGTCGCGGCCTCGTGGCGTTCGTCGCCGTGATGGGCGTCGTGATGAGCCTGATCTCGCTCGGCATCGGCCTCTGGGCGTTCCGCAGCGGCGACCCGGCCTGGCAGACGCTCCTCTTCACGACCCTGATCTTTTCGCAGGTGATCCTGGCGCTGGAGGTCCGGTCCGAGCGGACCTCGCTCTTCCGCCTCGGGCTCTTCACGAACCCGCTGATGGTCGGCGCGTTCGTATCGACGATCGGCCTCCAGGTGGCGGTCGTCTACGTGCCGTTCCTCCAGAAGGTCTTCAAGACCGCCCCCCTCGGCGCGCGGGACCTGCTCATCGCCTTCGGATCCGGCCTCACGATCCTCGTCGTCGTCGAAGTCTGGAAGCTGGCTCTTCGACGGATGGCTGCGCGCTGA